The Stenotrophomonas maltophilia genome segment GCAACCGCAGCGTCCAGCGCAGTGGGTTCGAACAGGGTCTGGCGTGTCGCCTGGACCGGATCGACCAGTACCGCCTGGCGCCGGCCCTGAGTGTCTTCGCGCTCATACCAGAATCGTCCATCGGCCAGCCAGTGGGGCAGGACCGAAGCATTGCGCAGCGCACCGCGCAGATGACTGTCATGCACGCGTTCGGCGCGCTGGTAGTCGGTCGCCTGCAGCGCACGTGCAGTGTGTGGCGACAAGAGGGCAATGCAAGCAAAGACAGCGGCGCGGACACACGTCCGCAGCGGATCGGAAACGAGCAAGGCAGCCTCCTGTTGCAATCGTCGAAGGATTACAGATGCACGCGCGCCGCGCGCGTATGCCAGACGGAGCCTGAATCAAGCCCAAAAATTCAGCAATGCGAAGACCACTGTTTTCAGGGAGCGTTGTGGCGAATAACGGAGAATTTACATTCCCGATGCGATGGCGCCCTGGCGCTGCTGCACACCATAAGAAAGTAAAGGTGTACCCCCATGAAGAATTCGCTGATTGCTCTGGCCCTGGCCGCTGCCCTGCCGTTCACCGCTTCGGCTGCTGAGAACCTGTCGTACAACTACGCTGAAGCCGACTACGCCAAGACCGACGTCGATGGCATCAAGGCTGACGGCTGGGGCGTCAAGGGTTCCTACGGCTTCCTGCCGAACTTCCACGCGTTCGGTGAATACAGCCGTCAGGAAGTCGACCACACCAACATCAAGGTTGACCAGTGGAAGGTCGGTGCCGGCTACAACGTCGAAATCGCTCCGTCGACCGACTTCGTTGCCCGCGTTGCCTACCAGAAGTTCGATCGCAAGCACGGCCTGGACTTCAACGGCTACAGCGCTGAAGCCGGTATCCGCACCGCCTTCGGTGCCCACGCCGAGGTCTACGGCATGGTCGGCTACGAAGACTACGCCAAGAAGCACGGCGTCGATATCGACGGCCAGTGGTACGGTCGCCTGGGTGGTCAGGTCAAGCTGAACCAGAACTGGGGCCTGAACGGCGAGTTGAAGATGAACCGCCACGGCGACAAGGAATACACCGTCGGCCCGCGCTTCAGCTGGTAATTGCTTCCTCGGCGCGCCTGCGCGCTGAAGATGCCTCGACAGGCCCGGCCCATGCCGGGCCTGTTGCGTTTCCGGCTGGGCAAACGCTACCTGACCGTGTTGAGGTGGACGGGCGGCATTGCAACGAATTGGATTCCGCAGGCGTCGGCTGCGCCCTAGGGTGAGTGGCCTGTCCTGCAGGAATGCAACGATGCCCCCGTTTCCCTCGCCCCGCGATTCTCCCTGCCGCTTGTTGCTGCTGGATCCGCATCCACTGTTGCGGCATGGCGTGCAGGAACTGCTGGCCCGGCAGGCGGGCCTGCAGGTCGATGGAAGCTATGGCCGCAGCGGTGATCTGCTGCAGCGCCTGCAGCAGCAGGCAGCTGCGATCGATCTGCTGCTGGTTGACGCCTTGCCGATCGGTGACAGCGGGGAAGGCCTGGAACTGCTGCGGCACGTGTCACGACATTGGCCGGCAGTGCCGATCCTGGTGCTGTCCGCACACTGCAACGCGGGTGTCGTGTCCTTGGCCCTGCAGGCCGGTGCGCGCGGATTCCTGTCCAAGGCCTGCGCGCCGCAGATGCTGCTGCGCGCAGTGAGCGTGGTCGCCCGCGGCGGGCGCTTCGTGCCGCCGGAGCTGCGTGCACAGTTGAACCAGTCCCGCCGGCAGCGCCAGCAGTCCATGCGTTCACCACGGTTGAGTACGCGCGAGCGCGCTGTCCTGCAGTGGGTGCTGCGTGGCTGCAGCACCGGCGAGATGGCACGCCGCAGCGGGCGTGCGGCCAGCACCATCAGCACGCAGAAACGAGCGGCATACCGCAAGCTGGGCATCCGCAACGATGGCGAGCTGTTCCGGTTCCGCCATCTGATCGACGCTGATTGAGGCGGGGTTACTCGCCCTGGTACTGCTTTTCTTCGACCAGGGCCGAACCGGCCACGCGGTTGATCTCGTTCTTCACCTGCACGCGCTCGCCATTGGTGCCATAGACACCGCGTGCCAGCTGGATGAAGGCATCGTCGAACACCTGGGCCGCTTCTTTGTCGCGCAGCTGGTCCTGGATGTCCCACATGCGCTCGTTGATCACCTTCAGCTGCTGCTTCAGCGCGGCCAGTGCCGGTTGTGCGTGCAGCAGCTGCTGCAGCAACGGCAGCAGGCCGTCCAGCTCGGTGCGGACGTTGGCCAGCTTGGCGGCATCGTCGATGCGCTCGGCCTTGATCTCGAGAATGGTGATCTTGTCGATCAGCTCGCCGATCGATACCGGAGTCAGGATGGCGTCCACGCGGTTGGTTCCTGGAAACAGGGCGCCATGATACCGCGCTGCTGGCATTGGCCGCAGTCCACGGGATTTACGCCGAATTTGCGCCACGGGCCCGGCAGCACCCTCGATCCGTTACGGCCCTCGCCTCGACACTGCGTTCCCGGCGGCGTGACCGCCTTCGACGAGGAACACAGTGCAGTGAACAGCAAGGGGATGATGGCGGCGCTGGTGGCCGCCCTGGCAGGGCTGCTCGGGATCGGCAGCGCGCAGGCACAGGTGCAGGTCAGTGGCAGTGCGGAGTTGACCAGTGACTACGTATGGCGCGGCAGCTCGCAGAGCGACGGCGACCCGGCGGTGCAGGCCGGCGCGAAGGTCTCGATCCCAGCGGGCTGGTACGCCAGCGTGTGGGGGTCCAACGTTTCGTTCAAGCCGGACAATGGCGCGCGCAGCGAGTTCGACCTGGTGGCGGGCTGGTCCGGCGCACTGGCACCGGACTGGAGCCTGGATGCCAACCTGACCCGTTACGTGTACCCGGGCACCGGCCGCGCGCTGGACTGGACCGAGCTCAACACCACGGTGACCTGGAAGCAGCGCGCCTGGCTGCAGGTCGCCCATTCCAACGATGCGTTGGCCGGTGGCCATCGCGGTACCTATGCCCAGCTGGGTGTGCGTGTGCCGTTGCACGAACGCCTCCGCCTGGAAGCGGCGGTGGGCCAGTACTGGCTGGCCACCGCGCAGGGTCCGGATTACCTGCATGGCCAGCTCAGTGCCATCGCCTCGCTGGCCACGGCATGGGAACTGCGCGCCACCGTGCATGACACCGACAGTGCGGCCAAGCGCCTGTTCCCCGGCAACGCCGGTGGGCGATGGGAGCTGGCGCTGCAGGGCAGCTTCTAGTCGGCCAGCGACGCCTGGCGCGCGCGCAGCGCGCCGGGCAGCCACAGCAACAGGGCCAGCGCAGCCACGGCAGCGCCGGCCACGCAGACGCCGGTCCAGCCGAAGCGCTGGTAGACCTGCGCAGACAGCAGCGAACCCAGCGAACCGCCGATGAAATAGCCGGTCATGTAGCCGGCATTGAGGCGGTTGCGTGCCGCCGGTTGCAGCGCGTAGATCAGGTTCTGGTTGCTGACGTGCAACAGCTGTGCGGCCAGGTCCAGCACCACCACGCCCACCAGCAGCGCCAGCAGCGAGTGTGCCGACAGCCCCAATGGCAGCCACGACAGCAGCAACAGCAGCAGTGCAATGGCGGTGGCGCGCCCGGTCTGGCCACGGTCGGACATGCGGCCAGCCAGGCCGGCCGCCAGCGTGCCGGCCGCGCCGACCAGCCCGAACAGCCCGATGGTGGCGTCGCTGTAGGCATACGGCGGCTGTGCCAGCAGGAACGCGAGCGGGGTCCAGAAGATCGCGAACATGGCGAAGCTGCAGGCGCCCAGCAGCGTACGCTGGCGCAGCACCGGTTCCTGCACGAACAGCACGCCGATCGAGCGCAGCAATGCGAAATAGCCCAAGCCGGCGCTGTGGTGGAATCGCGGCAGACCGCGCTGCAATGCCAGTGCGGTCAGCACCAGGGTGGCAGCGGCGATCGCATACACCAGGCGCCAGTCGCCCAGGCTGGAAAGCAGGCCGACCACGGTGCGCGCCAGCAGGATGCCCAGCAGCAGGCCACTCATCAGCGTGCCGACCACGCGACCGCGATGTTCCGGCGCGGCCAGCGTAGCGGCGAACGGCACCAGCACCTGTGCCACCACCGAGAACAGGCCGGTGATCGCGGTGCCGACCAGCAACCAGGTCAGCGACGGTGCACAGGCGCTGATCACCAGCCCGCCGGCCGACAGCAGGCTCATCACCACGATCAGGCGGCGGCGTTCGAACAGGTCTCCCAGCGGCACCAGCAGGATCAAGCCGGCGGCATAGCTCAGCTGCGCGGCGGTAACGACCATGCCGACCTGGCCGAACGGCACACCGAAGGCGTCGGCGATGGTGTGCAGCAGTGGCTGCGCATAGTAGTTGCTGGCCACGGCCACGCCGGTAGCCACGGACATCAGCAGCACCTGCCAGCGGTGCAGGGGGGGGAGGGACGGGCTCACGCGGTGTTCCAGGAAGCGGGGGGCACAGTGTCCACCTGCTGCGGACATGATGGAAATGAATCATCATCATCCATGCCATCTGGAAACGAGATAATTGGATGAATCTCAAACAGCTCGAGTTTGCCGTTGCCTTGGCCGAGGAGGGCAATTTCACCCGTGCCGCCGAACGCTGCCATGTGGTGCAGTCCGCGTTGAGCCACCAGATTGCCTACCTGGAGCAGGAACTGGGCACGCCGCTGTTCGAGCGCCTGCCGCGGCAGGTGCGGGCGACGGCAGCGGGTGAGGCGCTGCTGGTGCACGCACGCCAGGTGCTGGTCAGCCTGCGCCACCTGCGCGCCGATGTGGCTGCGGTGAGTGGCGAGGTGCGCGGGCTGCTGGCGATCGGGCAGATCTCCTCGCTGACCGATATCGATGTGGTGGCGATGCTGGCCGCGTTCCAGCAGGCGCACCCGCAGGTGGAATTCCAGTTGCGGGTGGACAAGAGCGAGGACCTGATCGCGCAGGTGCAGTCGCGTGACCTGGATGTTGCACTGGTGGGGTTGGCGCCCTCGGCCGGCCTGGACGGGGTCTGCCACCAGATGCTGCAGGAAGAAGACCTGGTGGCGGTGCTGGCCCCCTCGCATCGGCTGGCTAGGCGCAAGCGGCTGCCATTGACCGAATTGCAGGACGAGGCGCTGGTCGACTTCCCGCGCGGCACCGGTGCGCGGCGGCAGACCGACGATGCTTTCGTCGCCGCTGGCCTGCCGCACACGGTGCGTTTCGAGGTCAACCTGATGGAACTGGTGGAGCGCTTCGTCCGCCATGGTCTGGCGGTTGGCATCGTGCCGGCGCTGATCGCCGAAGGCTTCAAGGGCGTAGTGCGGATTCCGCTGCAGCCGACCCCGACCCGCCGCGTGCACCTGGTCTGGCAGCGGCTGCCGACACCGGCGGCGCGGGCGTTCGTCGAGGCCGTGCTCAGCCGCGCAGGCGCAGGCTCAGGCCCTTGAGGAAGTTGCGCAGCATCTGGTCCAGGCAACGCCGGTAATTGGTGTGCCCGGGCTGGCGGAACAGCGCGCCGACTTCCGACTTGGAGACGTTGAAACCGGCGCTGGCGAAGATCTCCATCAGATCGACGTCGCGCAGCTGGAACGCCACGCGCAGCTTCTTCAGCACCAGGTTGTTGTCGATGCGGGTTTCCACCGCGCGCTGCGGCTGGCTCTCGTCGCGACCGCGCAGGTGCACGATCAGGCCATCGAGGAAGTGCGCCAGCGCGCTGTCGCTCATCGCTTCGAAGCCGACTTCGTCCTCGCGGCGGAGCCAGGCCTTCACCTGTTCGGGATCCACGGCGAAGGCCGGGTCGGCCATCTGGCACAGGGTCACCACGTGGTGGTCGCCCAGGTCCAGGGAATAGCGCACGCTGCGCAGGACATCGTTGTTGATCATGGTCCAATTGTAGCGGCCCCTGGCGTGTCACCGGAGTGTCATCGAACTGCAGCATCGTGGGCACTCGTTCGCTGAGACCCTTGCATGCGCCGGTATCTGTTTTCCGCACTGCTGCTCGCCAGCAGCTTCGCTGCCTTCGCCCAGGACCGCTTCGTACCCGTCGAGCGCCGCCTGAGTGCATCCCAACTGGCCGAGGTCGGGCTCAGTCAAGCGCAGTTGCAGGCGCTGAACCGGGTACTGCGCGAGGCAGAGCGCGCGGCCACCGGGCCGACGGCAGCGGTGGCCCCCGCCGCTGCGCCGCTGCCTGCCAATGTGCCGGCACCGGCAGCAATGCATCTGGGCCTGGAAGAAGGACCGGTCAATGCACGCGTGGTCGGAGAGGTCGCAGGCTGGCAGCCCGGCACGCTGTTCACCCTTGATAACGGCCAGCAATGGCAGGTGATGAAGGGGCAGATGAAGCTGCGCAAGGTGCTGCAGTCGCCGCAGATCGCCGTTGTTCCAGGAATTGCCGGGCGCTGGTTCCTGCAGGTCGACGAAGACCTGCCCAAGGCCAGGGT includes the following:
- a CDS encoding TorF family putative porin, translated to MNSKGMMAALVAALAGLLGIGSAQAQVQVSGSAELTSDYVWRGSSQSDGDPAVQAGAKVSIPAGWYASVWGSNVSFKPDNGARSEFDLVAGWSGALAPDWSLDANLTRYVYPGTGRALDWTELNTTVTWKQRAWLQVAHSNDALAGGHRGTYAQLGVRVPLHERLRLEAAVGQYWLATAQGPDYLHGQLSAIASLATAWELRATVHDTDSAAKRLFPGNAGGRWELALQGSF
- a CDS encoding OmpO family porin — encoded protein: MKNSLIALALAAALPFTASAAENLSYNYAEADYAKTDVDGIKADGWGVKGSYGFLPNFHAFGEYSRQEVDHTNIKVDQWKVGAGYNVEIAPSTDFVARVAYQKFDRKHGLDFNGYSAEAGIRTAFGAHAEVYGMVGYEDYAKKHGVDIDGQWYGRLGGQVKLNQNWGLNGELKMNRHGDKEYTVGPRFSW
- a CDS encoding MFS transporter; translation: MSVATGVAVASNYYAQPLLHTIADAFGVPFGQVGMVVTAAQLSYAAGLILLVPLGDLFERRRLIVVMSLLSAGGLVISACAPSLTWLLVGTAITGLFSVVAQVLVPFAATLAAPEHRGRVVGTLMSGLLLGILLARTVVGLLSSLGDWRLVYAIAAATLVLTALALQRGLPRFHHSAGLGYFALLRSIGVLFVQEPVLRQRTLLGACSFAMFAIFWTPLAFLLAQPPYAYSDATIGLFGLVGAAGTLAAGLAGRMSDRGQTGRATAIALLLLLLSWLPLGLSAHSLLALLVGVVVLDLAAQLLHVSNQNLIYALQPAARNRLNAGYMTGYFIGGSLGSLLSAQVYQRFGWTGVCVAGAAVAALALLLWLPGALRARQASLAD
- a CDS encoding YehS family protein; translation: MINNDVLRSVRYSLDLGDHHVVTLCQMADPAFAVDPEQVKAWLRREDEVGFEAMSDSALAHFLDGLIVHLRGRDESQPQRAVETRIDNNLVLKKLRVAFQLRDVDLMEIFASAGFNVSKSEVGALFRQPGHTNYRRCLDQMLRNFLKGLSLRLRG
- a CDS encoding DUF6165 family protein; translated protein: MPAARYHGALFPGTNRVDAILTPVSIGELIDKITILEIKAERIDDAAKLANVRTELDGLLPLLQQLLHAQPALAALKQQLKVINERMWDIQDQLRDKEAAQVFDDAFIQLARGVYGTNGERVQVKNEINRVAGSALVEEKQYQGE
- a CDS encoding response regulator transcription factor; this translates as MPPFPSPRDSPCRLLLLDPHPLLRHGVQELLARQAGLQVDGSYGRSGDLLQRLQQQAAAIDLLLVDALPIGDSGEGLELLRHVSRHWPAVPILVLSAHCNAGVVSLALQAGARGFLSKACAPQMLLRAVSVVARGGRFVPPELRAQLNQSRRQRQQSMRSPRLSTRERAVLQWVLRGCSTGEMARRSGRAASTISTQKRAAYRKLGIRNDGELFRFRHLIDAD
- a CDS encoding LysR family transcriptional regulator, which translates into the protein MNLKQLEFAVALAEEGNFTRAAERCHVVQSALSHQIAYLEQELGTPLFERLPRQVRATAAGEALLVHARQVLVSLRHLRADVAAVSGEVRGLLAIGQISSLTDIDVVAMLAAFQQAHPQVEFQLRVDKSEDLIAQVQSRDLDVALVGLAPSAGLDGVCHQMLQEEDLVAVLAPSHRLARRKRLPLTELQDEALVDFPRGTGARRQTDDAFVAAGLPHTVRFEVNLMELVERFVRHGLAVGIVPALIAEGFKGVVRIPLQPTPTRRVHLVWQRLPTPAARAFVEAVLSRAGAGSGP